A DNA window from Fragaria vesca subsp. vesca linkage group LG3, FraVesHawaii_1.0, whole genome shotgun sequence contains the following coding sequences:
- the LOC101296181 gene encoding 60S acidic ribosomal protein P2B-like translates to MKVVAAYMLAVLGGNASPSADDVKKILGSVGAEADDNKIELLLSQLKGKDITDLVASGKEKLASVPSGGSAAVAAPAAGTDAAAPGPVEEKKEEKVEEEEEDDEFISNIFDEE, encoded by the exons ATGAAGGTGGTTGCTGCTTATATGCTCGCCGTTTTGGGTGGCAACGCCAGCCCCTCCGCCGATGATGTTAAGAAAATTCTCGGATCAG TTGGAGCTGAAGCCGATGACAATAAGATCGAGTTGCTCTTGTCCCAACTGAAAGGAAAAGATATCACCGATCTAGTTGCTTCCGGAAAAGAGAAGTTGGCATCTGTGCCTTCCGGCGGCTCAGCTGCCGTTGCAGCACCTGCAGCTGGTACTGACGCTGCAGCTCCTGGTCCTGTTGAGGAGAAGAAGGAAGAGAAGGTTGAAGAGGAGGAAGAGGATGATGAG TTCATTTCAAATATCTTTGACGAGGAGTAG
- the LOC101297326 gene encoding uncharacterized protein LOC101297326, translated as MLLITTKLFHSITPQLSFPILHLLSHHNPINPKPKPSSYFPPLLPKMSWECQKCTFLNPKPSSFPKPNCQICLSSPPQSPSSSSSSAPKWACKACTFLNPYKRSTCEVCDTRAPISSFEDLSDDVDDQVGSVFLPLQRCKRKRVDEDEGFGGFNGFKGRRVQDPVEVAEKDPVQVAKDSAALYGFGGVKVSDQKKTNVSESTNSVESAKDDAKYSLFRGVKVTDNKVTVPESTSSGSSGMGSNTLKVLTYNVWFREDLEMHKRMKAIGDLVLQHCPDVICFQEVTPDIYDIFRQSNWWKMYQCSIPNQMEISQPYFCMQLSKLQVKAFSCIPFSYSAMGRELCVAEVEVQGNKHLVVASSHLESPCPGPPKWDQMYSKERVDQAKEALNFLKKNPNVIFCGDMNWDDKLDGPVPLPDNWIDAWAKLHPGEDGFTYDTKSNQMLTGNRSLRKRLDRFCCCLQDFRVSKIEMIGTKAIPGLSYIKEKKVKGEIKKLELPVLPSDHYGLLLTICGQ; from the exons ATGCTGTTGATCACTACAAAACTCTTCCACTCTATAACACCCCAACTATCTTTCCCAATCCTTCATCTCCTTTCCCACCACAACCCCATAAACCCTAAACCCAAACCCTCCTCCTACTTTCCACCACTTCTTCCCAAAATGTCCTGGGAATGCCAAAAGTGCACCTTCCTCAACCCCAAACCCTCCTCATTTCCCAAACCCAACTGCCAAATCTGCCTATCTTCACCACCCCAATCCCCATCTTCATCTTCCTCCTCTGCTCCTAAATGGGCCTGCAAGGCTTGCACTTTCTTGAACCCTTATAAACGCTCCACCTGTGAGGTCTGTGACACCAGAGCACCCATCTCGAGTTTCGAGGATCTGAGTGATGATGTTGATGATCAGGTGGGGTCTGTGTTCTTGCCATTGCAGAGGTGTAAGAGGAAGAGGGTTGATGAAGATGAGGGTTTTGGGGGTTTCAATGGGTTTAAGGGGAGGAGGGTTCAAGACCCAGTTGAGGTTGCTGAGAAAG ACCCAGTTCAGGTTGCTAAGGATTCTGCTGCATTGTATGGTTTTGGAGGAGTCAAGGTGTCTGATCAGAAGAAGACTAATGTTTCAG AGAGCACTAATTCAGTTGAGTCTGCAAAGGATGATGCCAAATACAGTTTGTTTCGAGGAGTCAAGGTGACTGATAATAAGGTTACTGTACCAG AGAGCACTAGTTCGGGGTCTTCTGGAATGGGTTCGAATACACTGAAGGTTTTGACGTACAATGTTTGGTTCCGAGAAGACCTAGAAATGCACAAGAGAATGAAAGCTATTGGTGACCTTGTCCTGCAGCATTGCCCAGATGTCATTTGCTTTCAG GAGGTTACCCCTGATATATACGACATCTTTCGACAATCTAACTGGTGGAAAATGTATCAATGCTCAATTCCAAATCAGATGGAGATTTCACAGCCTTACTTTTGCATGCAG TTAAGCAAATTGCAAGTGAAAGCCTTCAGCTGTATACCATTTTCATACTCTGCGATGGGGAGAGAACTCTGTGTCGCTGAAGTAGAAGTGCAGGGGAACAAACATCTTGTTGTTGCCAGTAGCCATCTTGAGAGCCCTTGCCCAGGCCCTCCAAAATGGGATCAGATGTACAGCAAGGAACGTGTAGATCAGGCAAAGGAGGCCCTCAACTTCTTAAAGAAAAACCCAAATGTGATCTTTTGCGGTGACATGAACTGGGATGACAAGTTGGATGGTCCAGTTCCATTACCTGACAACTGGATTGATGCTTGGGCAAAGTTACATCCAGGGGAAGATGGATTTACGTATGATACCAAGTCCAACCAGATGTTGACGGGTAACAGGTCACTGCGGAAGCGACTAGATCGATTCTGTTGCTGTCTGCAAGATTTCAGGGTGAGCAAAATTGAAATGATCGGGACGAAAGCAATACCAGGTCTCTCATATATCAAGGAAAAGAAAGTGAAAGGGGAGATTAAGAAGCTGGAGCTCCCTGTTTTGCCTAGCGATCATTATGGCTTGCTTTTGACAATCTGTGGCCAGTAA
- the LOC101297038 gene encoding histidine-containing phosphotransfer protein 1-like: MDVGQMQRQWVDYIKSLFLEGFLDGQFLHLQKLQDESTPDFVVEVVSIFFDETEKLLNDVTTALEQPSVDFRIIGGHVYRFKGSSSSVGAQRVKDGCIAFRNYCEEENIEGCIGCLQELKQEYYLVKDKLQTLFAMEQQIVAAGGSIPMLKLDI; the protein is encoded by the exons ATGGATGTGGGTCAGATGCAGAGACAGTGGGTTGACTACATTAAGTCCTTGTTTCTGGAG GGGTTTTTGGATGGGCAGTTTTTGCACCTTCAGAAGCTTCAAGATGAGAGCACCCCAGATTTTGTTGTGGAAGTGGTGTCTATTTTCTTTGATGAAACTGAGAAGCTTCTCAATGATGTCACCACAGCTTT AGAGCAGCCAAGTGTAGACTTCAGGATTATTGGTGGCCATGTTTACCGGTTTAAGGGTAGCAGCTCCAG TGTTGGTGCACAAAGAGTTAAAGATGGCTGCATTGCTTTCCGCAACTACTGCGAAGAAGAGAACATTGAAGG GTGCATCGGATGTCTTCAAGAATTAAAGCAAGAGTACTACCTTGTGAAGGACAAGCTCCAAACTCTCTTCGCA ATGGAGCAACAAATTGTGGCAGCTGGTGGGTCAATTCCTATGTTGAAATTAGATATCTAA
- the LOC101296464 gene encoding 5'-adenylylsulfate reductase 3, chloroplastic-like — protein sequence MALAVSSSSSTAISARSFSSEIKAPHLGSFRVPSQAVMYSSQRWSSVKAVNAQPKRSDSIVPLAATVVAPEEVEKVEVQDFEQLAKELESASPLQIMDKALEKFGNDIAIAFSGAEDVALIEYAHLTGRPYRVFSLDTGRLNPETYQFFDTVEKHYGIHIEYMFPDSVEVQALVRSKGLFSFYEDGHQECCRVRKVRPLRRALKGLRAWITGQRKDQSPGTRSEVPVVQVDPVFEGLDGGAGSLVKWNPVANVQGADVWNFLRAMNVPVNSLHSQGYISIGCEPCTRSVLPGQHEREGRWWWEDAKAKECGLHKGNLKQEEGQENGAANPNGTATADIFTSQNLVTLSRPGIENLARLENRQEPWIVVLYAPWCQFCQGMEASYDELANKLAGSGVKVGKFRADGDQKEYAQKELQLGSFPTILFFPKHSSRPIKYPSEKRDVDSLMAFINALR from the exons ATGGCTCTAGCTGTTTCTTCTTCGTCTTCCACTGCGATTTCTGCTCGGAGCTTCTCGTCGGAAATCAAAG CTCCGCATTTAGGCTCGTTTCGCGTGCCGAGTCAAGCGGTGATGTATTCTTCGCAGAGGTGGAGCTCGGTGAAGGCTGTGAATGCTCAGCCGAAGCGGAGCGATTCGATTGTGCCGCTCGCGGCGACGGTTGTGGCGCCAG AGGAGGTTGAGAAAGTGGAGGTTCAGGACTTTGAGCAATTGGCTAAGGAGCTTGAGAGTGCTTCTCCTCTTCAGATTATGGACAAGGCGCTTGAGAAATTCGGCAACGACATTGCTATTGCCTTCAG TGGAGCTGAGGATGTTGCTTTGATAGAGTATGCACATTTAACTGGTAGACCCTACAGGGTGTTCAGTTTGGATACTGGGAGGCTGAACCCAGAAACATATCAGTTTTTTGACACAGTTGAGAAGCACTATGGTATCCACATTGAGTACATGTTTCCAGATTCTGTTGAAGTTCAGGCACTAGTAAGGAGCAAAGGGCTGTTCTCTTTCTATGAGGACGGGCATCAGGAATGCTGCCGTGTGAGGAAGGTGAGACCCCTCCGGAGAGCCCTTAAGGGTCTGCGTGCCTGGATCACTGGCCAAAGGAAAGATCAATCTCCAGGTACCAGGTCTGAAGTTCCTGTTGTCCAGGTTGACCCTGTTTTTGAGGGTTTGGATGGTGGGGCTGGCAGCCTTGTCAAGTGGAATCCAGTTGCAAATGTCCAGGGTGCTGATGTATGGAACTTCCTTCGTGCCATGAACGTTCCTGTGAATTCACTGCACTCCCAGGGATACATTTCAATAGGTTGTGAGCCATGCACAAGGTCAGTCCTACCAGGACAACATGAGAGAGAAGGAAGGTGGTGGTGGGAGGATGCCAAGGCAAAGGAGTGCGGTCTTCACAAAGGCAATCTCAAACAGGAAGAAGGTCAAGAAAATGGAGCTGCCAATCCCAACGGAACAGCCACTGCTGACATTTTCACTTCCCAGAATTTGGTCACCTTGAGCCGGCCTGGAATAGAGAATTTGGCAAGACTTGAGAACAGGCAAGAACCATGGATTGTAGTACTCTATGCGCCATGGTGCCAATTCTGTCAGGGAATGGAAGCATCATACGATGAGTTGGCCAACAAGTTGGCAGGGAGTGGTGTGAAGGTAGGAAAGTTCAGAGCAGATGGTGACCAAAAGGAGTATGCCCAGAAAGAACTCCAACTTGGAAGCTTCCCTACAATACTCTTCTTCCCAAAACACTCTTCTCGGCCAATCAAGTACCCATCAGAGAAGAGGGATGTTGATTCGCTGATGGCTTTCATCAATGCCCTTCGGTAA
- the LOC101298498 gene encoding paired amphipathic helix protein Sin3-like 1-like, whose product MGKTIGEIKHHSLGFSEYNVHHRSSMVPPHHPDKFSTQPRMMEEMSAGEESSSSTKAAKEELSLKFLNSLRDFPRFKDYQNLMKEFRINKDMASMAEKMAELFQGHSELIAGFNQFLPERLQITIPKLVCQKRKRRDDTASDSNDGVDDARAKGSKIRKVTGCENKTKERFCNEDMVVCQKRKRMDDSASDSNGDVDARAKGSKIRKVTRCENKTIEKFCNESDDDHHGHQAKRDDDSTTDSDEDESTESKLEKVIAFVNKVEERFRDNNDGVELFLDMVCKRSKSSPNRSTDADEEELQIYKKVVTLLGDHHDLIDEFTQFLTEVPRIDSIIDFNKCKRGTPSYRLLPMNFPIPAATGRSELAHKVLNDRWICVDTSPSTSSSTSRRRSRKSQHELDLLDWEEQMCENRVWEENVESALCTIEALIEKNQKMHTMSPKKKICIKKRRSHVSLIRCIIKFYGCEMIDAVNNNIQVELPVLLERLKQKKKALRRKLSDIEQKWAYLFPN is encoded by the coding sequence ATGGGAAAGACCATAGGTGAAATCAAACATCATAGTTTAGGGTTTTCCGAGTACAATGTTCATCATCGATCAAGCATGGTTCCACCTCACCACCCAGACAAGTTCTCCACACAGCCGCGAATGATGGAGGAGATGAGCGCAGGAGAAGAATCCAGCAGCAGCACCAAAGCGGCGAAGGAGGAGCTCAGCCTCAAATTTTTAAACTCTCTGAGGGACTTCCCACGGTTCAAGGACTATCAGAATCTCATGAAAGAGTTCAGAATCAACAAAGATATGGCCAGTATGGCCGAGAAGATGGCGGAATTGTTTCAAGGGCACTCGGAGCTGATTGCAGGGTTCAATCAATTCTTACCAGAGAGGCTTCAAATTACCATACCTAAGCTAGTTTGTCAAAAGAGGAAGCGCAGGGACGATACTGCTAGTGATAGTAATGATGGTGTTGATGATGCTAGAGCCAAGGGTTCTAAGATTCGGAAAGTTACCGGGTGCGAGAACAAGACTAAAGAAAGGTTCTGCAACGAAGATATGGTAGTTTGTCAAAAGAGGAAGCGCATGGACGATAGTGCTAGTGATAGTAATGGTGACGTTGATGCTAGAGCTAAGGGTTCCAAGATTCGAAAAGTTACCAGGTGCGAGAACAAGACTATAGAAAAGTTTTGCAACGAAAGTGATGATGATCACCATGGTCACCAAGCGAAGCGCGATGATGATAGTACCACTGATAGTGATGAAGATGAATCTACAGAATCTAAACTTGAGAAGGTCATTGCTTTTGTGAACAAGGTGGAGGAAAGGTTTCGTGACAACAATGATGGTGTAGAGCTTTTCTTGGATATGGTCTGCAAAAGAAGCAAATCATCACCCAATAGGTCTACCGATGCTGATGAAGAAGAGCTTCAGATTTACAAGAAGGTTGTAACACTTTTGGGAGATCACCATGACTTAATTGATGAGTTCACCCAGTTCTTAACCGAAGTGCCTAGAATCGACTCCATCATCGACTTCAACAAGTGCAAGAGAGGCACTCCAAGCTACCGTCTGTTGCCAATGAATTTCCCTATTCCTGCTGCTACCGGGAGATCGGAGCTAGCTCATAAAGTATTGAATGATCGTTGGATATGCGTAGACACCAGTCCTAGTACTTCTAGTTCTACTTCAAGAAGACGAAGCCGTAAATCGCAGCATGAGCTAGACCTATTAGACTGGGAAGAACAAATGTGTGAAAATAGAGTGTGGGAAGAGAATGTGGAGTCGGCCTTATGTACTATCGAAGCACTAATAGAAAAGAATCAAAAGATGCACACCATGAGTCCGAAGAAGAAAATTTGTATCAAAAAACGTCGGTCACATGTGAGTTTGATCAGGTGCATTATCAAATTTTATGGGTGTGAAATGATTGATGCTGTGAACAACAACATCCAAGTGGAATTGCCTGTTTTATTAGAACGATTGAAGCAGAAGAAAAAAGCACTGAGACGAAAGCTTTCTGATATAGAACAGAAATGGGCTTACTTATTTCCCAATTGA
- the LOC101296749 gene encoding uncharacterized protein LOC101296749, which translates to MTMYMRRIADLDLEDRRRWERPRGGLSEHLWDQGLVSVSYLEYFGALTEKLEKEGIKLEGSFVPSVEQKQSSWYRPCLPLKRKAKRFGYHPCCTIGVHTNGSHAQSHSADRSCNCCGITHWRRQCPLKRDQPEPN; encoded by the exons ATGACGATGTACATGAGACGCATAGCGGATTTGGACCTGGAAGATCGCCGACGGTGGGAGAGGCCGAGAGGCGGCTTATCTGAACATCTCTGGGACCAGGGTTTGGTCTCGGTTTCAT ATTTAGAATACTTTGGGGCCTTAACAGAAAAATTAGAAAAGGAAGGCATCAAGCTAGAAGGATCATTTGTGCCTTCTGTGGAACAGAAACAAAGTAGCTGGTACCGGCCTTGTCTTCCTTTAAAGAGAAAAGCAAAGCGATTTGGTTATCATCCATGTTGCACAATTGGTGTTCATACTAATGGCTCTCATGCACAGTCTCATTCTGCCGATAGGTCTTGCAACTGTTGCGGTATCACCCACTGGCGTCGACAATGTCCCCTTAAGCGTGATCAACCCGAACCAAACTAA
- the LOC101295687 gene encoding putative lactoylglutathione lyase-like isoform 1 — MAETEPKSVAPELLEWPKKDKRRLLHAVYRVGDLERTIKFYTEALGMKLLRQRDIPEEKYSNAFLGFGPEETNFVVELTYNYGVTSYDIGTGFGHFAIATPDVYKLVENIRAKGGNVTREPGPVKGGNSVIAFVKDPDGYTFELIQRPPTPEPLCQIMLRVGDLDKSISFYERALGLKLLRRIERPEYKYTIAILGYAEEDKTTILELTYNYGVTEYTKGNAYAQIAVGTDDVYKSAEVVDLVTKELGGKITRQPGPIPGLNTKITSFLDPDGWKTVSFHCVLLLSVFSG; from the exons ATGGCCGAGACTGAACCCAAATCCGTCGCTCCGGAGCTTCTGGAATGGCCCAAGAAGGACAAGCGCCGCCTCCTCCACGCCGTCTACCGCGTCGGCGACCTCGAGCGCACGATCAA GTTTTACACTGAGGCTCTGGGGATGAAGCTTTTGCGGCAGAGGGATATCCCGGAAGAGAAGTACTCCAACGCTTTCCTCGGATTCGGGCCCGAAGAAACCAACTTCGTTGTGGAGCTCACTTACAACTACGGCGTCACTTCCTATGATATCGGCACCGGGTTCGGGCACTTCGCCATCGCCACTCCTGAT GTGTACAAATTGGTGGAGAATATTCGTGCTAAGGGAGGGAATGTGACTAGAGAGCCTGGTCCGGTTAAAGGCGGGAACAGTGTGATCGCGTTTGTGAAGGATCCTGATGGTTACACTTTTGAGCTTATTCAGAGGCCTCCGACTCCTGAGCCGCTTTGTCAGATTATGCTTCGTGTTGGTGATCTTGATAAGTCAATCAGCTTCTATGAAAGG GCATTAGGATTGAAGCTTTTGAGGAGGATTGAGAGGCCTGAGTACAAG TACACCATAGCTATCCTCGGATATGCTGAAGAAGACAAGACAACTATTTTGGAGCTGACTTATAACTATGGTGTGACTGAATATACCAAGGGGAATGCGTATGCACAG ATTGCTGTTGGAACTGATGATGTATACAAAAGTGCCGAGGTTGTCGACTTGGTTACAAAAGAGCTTGGAGGAAAGATAACAAGACAGCCTGGACCAATTCCAGGACTCAACACCAAGATTACCTCTTTCCTGGACCCAGATGGTTGGAAAACTGTAAGTTTTCACTGTGTACTGCTGCTTAGCGTTTTCTCTGGTTGA
- the LOC101298781 gene encoding glucan endo-1,3-beta-glucosidase 1-like produces the protein MAFTNLHLPTLYFFFFSLLLTLLLSTSSIAESSQLYATLKQQIQDTDSKEPFVGVNIGTDVSNLLSPSELVSFLELQKITHIRLYDADPDILKALAKTKIRVIISVPNNQLIAIGSSNTTAASWVGRNVVAFYPQTLITGIAVGDEVLTTVPSSAPMLVPAIESLYSALVAANLHTQVKISTPNAASIILDPFPPSQAFFNQSLADIVVPLLRFLSKTGAPLMMNLYPYYVFMQNKGVVPLDNALFKPLTPSKEMVDPNTLLHYTNVLDAMIDAAYFSMKNLNVTDVMVLVTESGWPSKADSKEPYATVDNADTYNSNLIKHVFDRSGTPLHPETTSSVYIYELFNEDLRSPPVSEANWGLFYGNSSAVYLLHVSGSGTFLANDTTNQTFCIAMDGVDAKSLQAALDWACGPGRANCTEIQPGENCYSPNNVKNHASYAFDSYYQKQGKAAGSCDFKGVATITTTDPSKGSCIFPGSKQASNVTRQVVNSTHESGAAERLKFIGFNSKRPSGISWLLYVIFVVISPSLLFFTPS, from the exons ATGGCATTCACTAACCTCCACCTCCCAACTCTCTACTTCTTCTTCTTCTCACTCCTCCTCACTCTACTACTCTCCACATCTTCCATAG CTGAATCTTCGCAATTGTACGCAACTCTCAAGCAGCAAATCCAGGATACCGACAGTAAAGAGCCATTTGTCGGAGTGAATATAGGCACAGACGTTTCGAATCTGCTCTCCCCATCCGAGCTCGTATCGTTTCTCGAGCTTCAGAAAATCACCCACATCCGTCTCTACGATGCCGACCCTGACATTCTCAAAGCCTTGGCTAAAACCAAGATCCGGGTCATCATCAGCGTGCCCAACAACCAGCTCATCGCAATCGGCTCCTCCAACACTACCGCCGCTTCCTGGGTCGGTCGAAACGTCGTCGCTTTCTACCCACAGACTCTAATCACCGGCATTGCAGTTGGGGACGAAGTCCTCACCACAGTGCCCTCTTCAGCTCCTATGCTTGTTCCTGCGATTGAGTCCCTCTACAGTGCTCTGGTGGCTGCAAATTTGCACACCCAGGTCAAGATTTCGACTCCGAATGCTGCTTCTATCATTCTTGATCCGTTCCCACCTTCTCAGGCATTCTTTAACCAGAGCTTGGCAGACATTGTGGTGCCTTTGCTTCGGTTCTTGTCGAAAACAGGGGCTCCCCTGATGATGAATTTGTATCCTTATTATGTGTTTATGCAGAACAAAGGTGTGGTGCCTTTGGACAATGCACTTTTCAAGCCTTTGACGCCCTCCAAAGAGATGGTGGATCCGAATACGTTGCTTCATTATACTAATGTGTTGGATGCTATGATTGATGCTGCTTATTTTTCGATGAAGAATTTGAATGTGACTGATGTAATGGTGCTTGTTACTGAGAGTGGCTGGCCTTCAAAGGCGGATTCTAAGGAGCCTTATGCTACTGTTGACAATGCGGATACATATAATTCGAATTTGATCAAGCATGTTTTCGATAGGAGTGGGACTCCTTTGCATCCTGAGACCACATCGAGTGTGTACATTTATGAGTTGTTCAATGAAGATTTGAGGTCTCCGCCGGTTTCTGAGGCCAATTGGGGTTTGTTTTATGGCAATTCGAGTGCTGTGTATTTGCTTCATGTTTCGGGGAGTGGGACTTTTTTGGCTAATGATACAACAAACCAGACATTTTGCATTGCCATGGATGGAGTTGATGCAAAGAGTTTGCAAGCAGCCTTGGATTGGGCTTGTGGACCGGGGAGGGCTAATTGCACAGAGATTCAGCCTGGGGAGAATTGTTACTCTCCTAACAATGTGAAAAACCATGCTTCTTATGCTTTTGATAGCTATTACCAGAAGCAAGGAAAGGCTGCTGGGTCTTGTGATTTCAAAGGTGTAGCCACCATTACAACCACTGACCCTA GTAAAGGGAGCTGTATATTTCCTGGAAG TAAACAAGCGAGCAATGTAACAAGGCAGGTGGTGAATTCAACTCATGAAAGTGGTGCAGCAGAGAGGTTAAAATTCATTGGCTTCAACAGTAAAAGACCAAGCGGAATCAGCTGGCTGTTGTATGTAATTTTTGTTGTAATTTCCCCTAGTTTATTATTCTTTACTCCCAGCTGA
- the LOC101295687 gene encoding putative lactoylglutathione lyase-like isoform 2, which produces MAETEPKSVAPELLEWPKKDKRRLLHAVYRVGDLERTIKFYTEALGMKLLRQRDIPEEKYSNAFLGFGPEETNFVVELTYNYGVTSYDIGTGFGHFAIATPDVYKLVENIRAKGGNVTREPGPVKGGNSVIAFVKDPDGYTFELIQRPPTPEPLCQIMLRVGDLDKSISFYERALGLKLLRRIERPEYKYTIAILGYAEEDKTTILELTYNYGVTEYTKGNAYAQIAVGTDDVYKSAEVVDLVTKELGGKITRQPGPIPGLNTKITSFLDPDGWKTVLVDNEDFLKELQ; this is translated from the exons ATGGCCGAGACTGAACCCAAATCCGTCGCTCCGGAGCTTCTGGAATGGCCCAAGAAGGACAAGCGCCGCCTCCTCCACGCCGTCTACCGCGTCGGCGACCTCGAGCGCACGATCAA GTTTTACACTGAGGCTCTGGGGATGAAGCTTTTGCGGCAGAGGGATATCCCGGAAGAGAAGTACTCCAACGCTTTCCTCGGATTCGGGCCCGAAGAAACCAACTTCGTTGTGGAGCTCACTTACAACTACGGCGTCACTTCCTATGATATCGGCACCGGGTTCGGGCACTTCGCCATCGCCACTCCTGAT GTGTACAAATTGGTGGAGAATATTCGTGCTAAGGGAGGGAATGTGACTAGAGAGCCTGGTCCGGTTAAAGGCGGGAACAGTGTGATCGCGTTTGTGAAGGATCCTGATGGTTACACTTTTGAGCTTATTCAGAGGCCTCCGACTCCTGAGCCGCTTTGTCAGATTATGCTTCGTGTTGGTGATCTTGATAAGTCAATCAGCTTCTATGAAAGG GCATTAGGATTGAAGCTTTTGAGGAGGATTGAGAGGCCTGAGTACAAG TACACCATAGCTATCCTCGGATATGCTGAAGAAGACAAGACAACTATTTTGGAGCTGACTTATAACTATGGTGTGACTGAATATACCAAGGGGAATGCGTATGCACAG ATTGCTGTTGGAACTGATGATGTATACAAAAGTGCCGAGGTTGTCGACTTGGTTACAAAAGAGCTTGGAGGAAAGATAACAAGACAGCCTGGACCAATTCCAGGACTCAACACCAAGATTACCTCTTTCCTGGACCCAGATGGTTGGAAAACT GTTTTGGTTGACAATGAGGACTTTCTCAAGGAGCTGCAGTAA